The Patescibacteria group bacterium genome includes a window with the following:
- the dnaG gene encoding DNA primase — translation MSNITDEIKSRLDIADTISEYIHLNQAGVNWKAICPFHREKTPSLFVSTEKQIWHCFGCGAGGDIFEFVKKIEGVEFPEALRILAQKANVTIDYNYNPELSNKKTKILDILEESANYYHKNLIESNNAKIARDYLENRGMTQESIRTFLLGYSEDSWTGLLDYLKSKGFIEKDIEASGMILKSKQGSYSFYDRFRGRLMFPINNIFGQTVGFTARALKEDDNKQGKYINTPQTDAYDKSSVLYNLDLAKVEIKNKNYTVLVEGNIDAISSYMSGVKNVVASSGTALTKEQVKILKRYSENLIIAYDGDLAGVKATFRIIDNALSQNMNVKIVSLPKGIDPDDLIKRGTDKWIDAIKKAKPIMDFVFDRVISSADLNNVFHKKQVAKTILVFISKFSDEIEKETYLKKLSDIIDIDYDMLKKKLGEIISNKKNKEIEQKDSSLEYSPIDKNKIDEFLKEIIALSMNFPENLEYLSSNLELEYIQDNLVGNLYKDIIIHYTKNNSFSFDLFKKSLDVERSDLLDLVAFVFENGYSDYDKNQAFVEIQKLVLSYKEEFLNKKLKQTNLLMNKARIEKNSELEDKYFRDLNDINIKKRNLK, via the coding sequence ATGTCAAATATAACAGACGAGATCAAATCAAGGCTAGATATTGCTGATACTATTTCAGAATATATACACTTAAATCAAGCTGGAGTAAATTGGAAGGCAATATGTCCTTTTCATAGAGAAAAAACTCCTTCTCTTTTTGTATCTACAGAAAAACAAATTTGGCATTGTTTTGGATGTGGGGCAGGTGGTGATATTTTTGAATTTGTGAAAAAAATAGAAGGAGTAGAATTTCCAGAAGCACTTAGGATTTTGGCACAAAAAGCAAATGTAACAATTGATTACAATTACAATCCAGAGTTGAGCAACAAGAAAACAAAGATTTTAGATATTTTAGAAGAATCTGCTAATTATTACCACAAAAATTTAATAGAAAGTAATAATGCAAAAATAGCTAGAGATTATTTGGAAAATAGAGGAATGACTCAAGAATCAATAAGGACATTTTTATTGGGTTATAGTGAAGATTCTTGGACTGGATTATTGGATTATCTAAAAAGCAAAGGATTTATAGAAAAGGATATAGAAGCATCTGGTATGATACTCAAATCAAAACAAGGTAGTTATAGTTTTTATGATAGATTTAGGGGAAGACTTATGTTTCCAATAAATAATATTTTTGGTCAGACAGTGGGATTTACGGCAAGAGCTTTGAAAGAAGATGACAATAAACAAGGGAAATATATAAATACTCCACAAACAGATGCTTATGATAAAAGTAGTGTGCTTTACAACTTAGATCTAGCAAAAGTAGAAATAAAAAATAAAAATTATACTGTTTTGGTAGAAGGAAATATTGATGCAATATCTTCGTATATGTCAGGAGTAAAAAATGTAGTAGCATCGTCAGGCACTGCACTTACAAAAGAACAAGTAAAAATTCTTAAAAGATATTCAGAAAATTTGATAATTGCTTATGATGGAGATTTGGCAGGTGTAAAAGCTACATTTAGAATAATAGATAATGCACTTTCTCAAAATATGAACGTAAAAATAGTTTCTCTTCCAAAGGGAATTGATCCAGATGATCTTATAAAACGAGGAACTGACAAATGGATTGATGCAATAAAAAAAGCAAAGCCTATTATGGATTTTGTTTTTGATAGAGTAATTTCTTCTGCTGATTTAAACAATGTTTTCCACAAAAAACAAGTTGCAAAAACAATCCTTGTATTTATTTCTAAATTTAGTGATGAAATAGAAAAAGAAACTTATTTGAAAAAATTAAGTGATATTATTGATATAGATTATGACATGTTGAAGAAAAAATTAGGTGAAATAATATCTAATAAAAAAAATAAAGAAATAGAACAAAAAGATTCAAGTCTAGAATATAGTCCAATAGATAAAAACAAAATAGATGAGTTTTTGAAGGAAATAATAGCTCTTAGTATGAATTTTCCAGAAAATCTAGAATACTTGTCCTCAAACCTTGAATTGGAATATATTCAAGATAATTTAGTAGGAAATCTTTACAAGGACATAATAATACACTATACTAAGAATAATTCATTCAGTTTTGATTTATTTAAAAAATCATTAGATGTAGAGCGTTCAGATCTGTTGGATTTGGTTGCTTTTGTTTTTGAAAATGGTTATTCAGATTATGATAAAAATCAGGCTTTTGTTGAAATACAAAAATTAGTTTTGAGTTATAAAGAAGAATTTTTGAATAAAAAATTGAAACAAACTAACTTGCTTATGAATAAAGCGAGAATTGAAAAGAATTCAGAATTAGAAGATAAATATTTTAGAGATTTAAATGATATTAATATAAAAAAAAGAAATTTAAAATAA
- a CDS encoding class I SAM-dependent methyltransferase, whose protein sequence is MINQNNFGPMGADYDVSRKGYPDEVFEYIKSFIKNNNQITLDIGCGTGISTRQLKKRHFEVTGADKDETMIKIAIQHNSTIPYFVAATEALPFKSEQFDIVTAFNSFHWFNNDKSLTEIKRVLKIGGIFFAILKVSSENNNGYCSIYKKYAGDYFDSTKNHFKREFLIKSGFSNIEEKVFDFDEKYTVNDALTLVKSLSLWNIVPENKKPEMLKELKDFYETESVDEFIVMHRKISIITTFKV, encoded by the coding sequence ATGATTAATCAAAATAACTTTGGTCCAATGGGTGCTGATTATGATGTCTCTAGAAAAGGATATCCTGATGAGGTATTTGAATATATTAAGTCTTTTATAAAAAATAATAACCAAATAACTCTTGATATCGGGTGTGGAACTGGTATCTCAACGCGTCAATTAAAAAAACGTCACTTTGAAGTAACTGGAGCAGACAAAGACGAGACTATGATTAAAATTGCTATACAACATAATTCCACAATACCCTATTTTGTCGCAGCAACAGAAGCACTTCCTTTTAAATCAGAACAGTTTGATATTGTTACCGCTTTTAATTCTTTCCATTGGTTTAATAATGATAAATCTTTAACTGAAATAAAAAGAGTCCTAAAAATTGGTGGTATCTTTTTTGCTATTTTAAAAGTCAGTAGTGAAAATAATAATGGTTACTGTTCAATTTATAAAAAATATGCCGGTGATTATTTTGATAGTACTAAAAATCACTTTAAAAGAGAATTCCTAATTAAATCTGGCTTTTCTAATATTGAAGAAAAAGTTTTTGACTTTGATGAGAAATATACAGTTAACGATGCATTAACACTAGTTAAATCCTTAAGCTTATGGAATATAGTTCCTGAAAATAAGAAGCCAGAAATGTTAAAAGAGTTAAAAGATTTTTATGAAACTGAATCAGTAGATGAATTTATTGTTATGCATCGAAAAATATCAATAATTACCACATTTAAAGTATAA
- a CDS encoding MFS transporter has translation MKKNLQNNIWKYTLLLIVNKRIFVAVLGAYYLTIPDVTPKIIGTILLAGSLSGFIFEIPSGYMSDKIGHKLTLVVSRILMLMSTIFFLVANNIILLILGAIFLSASAAFQSGTGSAFMHETLQGLKREHDYTKVMGKISSIGFAVPIIFMVLIPFLISISYKTPFLIAIIFDVIGLLIAISLVVPPVLQEHIEEIGTTNFKQILQEGYRLNFFSIALFSGIISGTLFSINGFRSPYQAFLEIPIIWYGVFFGIGRIFASLMLAYGGKIKKYITLPSFYRFQLIIYTLLILVLGTISNWWVVVIVFITINAFQWGLSKVDEGYQLDIIKSSKFKATLLSTGPQISQIVSAISSFSIGFMIERISYQYGFLYSGIIFIAILFPLYLYIVRKYKSGIYKNTEVVSC, from the coding sequence ATGAAAAAAAATTTACAAAATAATATTTGGAAATATACCTTATTGTTAATAGTCAACAAAAGAATTTTTGTTGCGGTTTTGGGAGCATATTACCTAACCATACCCGATGTAACACCAAAAATAATAGGAACTATTCTACTCGCAGGAAGTCTTTCTGGTTTTATTTTTGAAATTCCTAGTGGATACATGTCTGATAAAATCGGACACAAATTAACACTAGTTGTCTCTCGAATATTGATGTTGATGTCAACAATATTTTTTCTTGTTGCAAATAACATAATATTATTGATACTTGGCGCAATTTTTTTGAGTGCGAGTGCTGCTTTTCAAAGTGGCACAGGCAGTGCTTTTATGCACGAAACTTTACAAGGACTTAAAAGAGAACACGACTACACAAAAGTAATGGGAAAAATCAGTTCTATAGGATTTGCCGTTCCAATTATATTTATGGTGCTAATACCATTTTTAATAAGTATAAGTTATAAAACACCATTTCTCATTGCCATTATTTTTGATGTAATTGGATTATTGATCGCTATTTCTTTGGTAGTACCCCCTGTTTTGCAAGAACACATTGAAGAAATTGGGACAACAAATTTTAAACAAATATTACAAGAAGGCTATCGTCTCAACTTTTTTAGCATCGCCTTGTTTTCAGGAATTATTAGTGGAACATTATTTAGTATTAACGGATTCCGTTCCCCATATCAAGCATTTCTTGAAATACCTATAATTTGGTATGGAGTATTTTTCGGCATAGGAAGAATCTTCGCTTCTCTCATGCTTGCCTATGGTGGAAAAATTAAAAAATATATTACACTACCTTCTTTTTACAGATTCCAACTTATAATTTATACTCTTCTCATTCTTGTTTTGGGAACAATATCAAATTGGTGGGTTGTTGTAATCGTTTTTATCACCATAAATGCATTTCAATGGGGACTAAGTAAAGTTGATGAAGGCTATCAACTTGATATTATTAAATCTAGTAAATTCAAAGCTACATTATTATCAACTGGTCCACAAATTAGTCAGATCGTCTCTGCAATTTCAAGCTTCAGTATTGGTTTCATGATTGAGAGAATATCTTATCAGTATGGATTTTTATATTCAGGAATTATTTTTATTGCGATACTTTTTCCACTGTATTTATATATAGTTCGTAAATACAAATCAGGTATTTATAAAAATACCGAAGTTGTTAGTTGTTAA
- a CDS encoding GGDEF domain-containing protein → MPNNFENPYSMADRVENLRENDTPYEDSVVHLANEENKIRDDLKERGLEDKELVDYLSDKFSTEILQKMEAQKDVYIDVLTGFENRKALVENLPKLLSFEKRNNRDCALFMLDLDHFKSVNDTYGHDAGDVVLKKITEVIKKTLRQSDFTFRYGGEEFVIFLMDLDVDKAHIVAEKIREEIKKTEIRFKDNEDKDITLKKTVSIGCVDTGDILNWQEDHDNIDMKDVMKDLIKKADRALYESKETGRDKITIYKDLEKNRV, encoded by the coding sequence ATGCCAAATAATTTTGAAAATCCATATAGCATGGCAGATAGAGTAGAAAATTTGAGAGAAAATGATACTCCCTATGAGGATTCTGTTGTACATTTAGCAAATGAGGAAAATAAGATTAGAGATGATTTAAAAGAAAGAGGTTTAGAAGATAAAGAACTTGTTGATTATTTATCAGATAAATTTTCTACAGAAATTTTACAAAAAATGGAAGCACAAAAGGATGTGTATATAGATGTTTTGACTGGTTTTGAAAATAGAAAAGCTCTTGTAGAAAATTTACCAAAACTTCTTAGTTTTGAAAAAAGAAACAACAGAGATTGTGCTCTTTTTATGCTAGATTTAGATCATTTTAAATCTGTAAATGATACATATGGTCATGATGCAGGAGATGTTGTTTTGAAAAAAATTACTGAAGTTATAAAAAAAACACTTAGACAATCAGATTTTACATTTAGATACGGAGGGGAAGAATTTGTTATTTTTCTTATGGATTTAGATGTTGATAAAGCACATATTGTAGCAGAAAAAATTAGAGAAGAAATAAAGAAGACAGAAATAAGATTTAAAGATAATGAAGATAAAGATATTACCTTAAAAAAGACAGTAAGTATTGGTTGTGTGGACACAGGAGATATTTTAAATTGGCAAGAAGATCATGATAATATTGATATGAAAGATGTTATGAAAGATCTTATAAAAAAAGCAGATAGAGCCTTATATGAATCAAAAGAAACAGGTAGAGATAAAATTACCATTTATAAAGATTTAGAAAAAAATAGAGTTTGA
- a CDS encoding NUDIX hydrolase, translated as MKKIILPKRLSRDIIYKSPWINLYTDKILFPSGKIIEKYHFLDYIKGSVVILLQNTKKEILFIESLRYTAQRIELELPAGHIEEGESILKTAKREVEEETGYMTKDLKIVYSFNPSNAISNQVVHVVFGKISDKLQKSFDTDEVKNVKWISKTEIKKLIKQKKIKCGVSLIPILLYLAEI; from the coding sequence ATGAAAAAAATAATTTTGCCAAAAAGATTAAGTAGAGATATTATTTACAAGAGTCCTTGGATTAATCTTTATACTGATAAAATTTTATTTCCATCTGGAAAAATTATAGAAAAATATCATTTTTTGGATTATATAAAAGGATCTGTAGTTATTTTATTACAAAATACTAAAAAAGAAATATTATTTATAGAATCTTTACGTTATACAGCTCAAAGAATAGAATTAGAATTGCCAGCAGGGCATATTGAAGAAGGGGAAAGTATATTAAAAACAGCGAAAAGAGAAGTTGAGGAAGAAACAGGGTATATGACAAAAGATTTAAAAATCGTATATAGTTTTAATCCTTCAAATGCAATATCTAATCAAGTTGTACATGTTGTATTTGGGAAAATCAGTGATAAATTACAAAAAAGTTTTGACACGGATGAGGTAAAGAATGTAAAATGGATTTCCAAAACTGAGATTAAAAAATTAATAAAACAAAAAAAGATAAAGTGTGGTGTATCTTTGATACCAATTTTATTGTATTTAGCAGAAATATAA
- a CDS encoding DNA alkylation repair protein: MNDIKKELQSLKNPIQAKILQRFFKTGIGEYGEGDIFFGIKVPILRQTAKKYFDINLREVEELLKSEIHEYRLIALFILVKKYELSKNETSREKIFKIYIKNKRYINNWDLVDLSAPNIVGNYLLNKDRNILYNFAKSDHLWTKRIAMLSCYTFIKNGETKDTLKIAEILLNDKHDLIQKAVGWMLRELGKRVSQNIEEEFLKKYYQKMPRTTLRYSIERFSDKKKKFYMSK, translated from the coding sequence ATGAATGATATAAAAAAAGAATTGCAATCTTTGAAAAATCCTATTCAAGCAAAAATATTACAGAGATTTTTCAAAACAGGAATTGGCGAATATGGAGAGGGAGATATTTTTTTTGGAATAAAAGTTCCAATACTTCGTCAGACAGCAAAAAAATATTTTGATATAAATTTGAGAGAAGTTGAAGAATTGCTAAAAAGTGAAATACATGAGTATAGACTTATAGCTCTTTTTATTTTGGTAAAAAAATATGAATTATCAAAAAATGAAACAAGTCGTGAAAAAATATTTAAAATTTATATCAAAAATAAAAGGTATATAAATAATTGGGATCTGGTTGATTTGTCAGCTCCAAACATAGTTGGAAATTATTTATTAAATAAAGATAGGAATATTTTGTATAATTTTGCAAAATCAGATCATTTGTGGACAAAAAGAATAGCAATGTTATCTTGCTATACTTTTATAAAAAATGGAGAAACAAAAGATACACTAAAAATTGCAGAAATTTTGCTTAATGACAAACATGATTTAATTCAAAAAGCTGTTGGTTGGATGCTTAGAGAGCTTGGTAAACGTGTGAGTCAGAATATAGAAGAAGAGTTTTTGAAAAAATATTATCAAAAAATGCCACGCACAACACTTCGTTATTCTATAGAAAGATTTAGTGACAAGAAAAAGAAGTTTTATATGAGTAAATAG
- the rpoD gene encoding RNA polymerase sigma factor RpoD: protein MAKGVIIPKEEVLNDLLKEGRNRGFITETEILYAFPEMEEYLNMYDAYLDLLEKNSVEIVSADVGILNYNVGNESTGIKVDIAGLTFDLGKISSDSIQMYLREIGKVPLLTSAEEVSLAKRKECGDVSAKMQLIKANLRLVVSIAKKYTGHSLSLLDLIQEGNIGLFRAVEKFEYRKGYKFSTYATWWIRQAITRALADQSRTIRIPVHMVETINKFQQVQRRLIQDLGREPLPEEIAYEMGEDVDKIHHIIKIAQETVSLETSIGDDDEDSTLSDFIEDRNTLSPDKVASLRLLSDHVKEIISDLTPREQKILEMRFGLTDGIAHTLEEVGQEFGVTRERIRQIEAKALEKIASKSGIAKLRDY, encoded by the coding sequence ATAGCAAAAGGTGTTATTATTCCAAAAGAAGAAGTTTTAAATGATCTTTTGAAAGAAGGTAGAAATAGGGGATTTATAACAGAAACAGAGATTTTGTATGCATTTCCAGAAATGGAAGAATATTTGAATATGTATGATGCTTATTTGGATTTATTGGAAAAAAATAGTGTAGAAATAGTTTCTGCAGATGTTGGAATATTAAATTATAACGTTGGTAACGAGTCAACTGGTATAAAAGTAGATATAGCTGGACTTACTTTTGATCTTGGAAAAATATCTTCTGATTCTATACAAATGTATCTTAGAGAAATAGGCAAAGTTCCTCTTCTTACATCAGCAGAGGAGGTGTCTCTTGCAAAAAGAAAAGAGTGCGGAGATGTAAGTGCAAAAATGCAACTTATAAAAGCGAATCTTCGTCTTGTTGTAAGTATTGCAAAAAAATATACAGGACATTCTTTGTCTTTACTTGATTTGATACAAGAGGGGAATATTGGACTTTTTCGTGCTGTAGAAAAATTTGAATACAGAAAGGGTTATAAATTTTCTACTTATGCTACTTGGTGGATAAGACAGGCTATTACTCGTGCACTTGCAGATCAGTCGAGAACTATTAGAATTCCAGTCCATATGGTTGAAACTATAAACAAATTTCAACAAGTACAAAGAAGATTAATTCAGGATTTGGGAAGAGAGCCATTGCCAGAGGAAATTGCCTATGAAATGGGAGAAGATGTTGACAAAATTCATCATATTATAAAAATAGCCCAAGAAACAGTTTCACTTGAAACTAGTATTGGGGATGATGATGAAGATTCAACACTTAGTGACTTTATTGAAGATAGAAATACTCTTTCTCCAGACAAGGTAGCATCACTTAGATTACTCAGTGATCATGTAAAAGAAATAATTTCAGATCTTACTCCACGTGAGCAAAAAATATTAGAAATGCGTTTTGGTCTTACTGATGGTATAGCTCATACTTTGGAAGAAGTTGGTCAAGAATTTGGAGTAACTCGCGAAAGAATTAGGCAAATAGAGGCAAAAGCACTTGAGAAAATTGCTTCGAAGTCCGGTATTGCGAAATTGAGAGACTACTAA
- a CDS encoding S41 family peptidase: MKTFKKYLFILFVFLIIPFSFASAKDFADNLRGRLLLQVESSGSVWYVNPTDSKRYEITRDNALDVFRKFALGISNKDLEKIPTEVNNNKKTREDLKGKFLLQVENGGNIWYVDFFGIRHEVTKLNLIDILKKHSLGIKNSDLNKIEKSEIIQKEDVNNNNDNVKTPIKAELSEDQYLKKFLDSWNLIKEKYVGELDYNLLVESAISGMLSNLNDSYSSYMSKDSASEFSDSLDGQFEGVGMQINIQDGVLTVVMPISDSPALLAGIKAGDKVVAIDGISTNGMSLDKASELIKGKSGSMVVLDVIHQNGNPERFKVTRGLIEYSGLSYSIKNNEVGYIKMEKFSGNTDFYFKKAIDNLLNKKVSSLIIDLRDNPGGYLDSVVAISDYWLDDMIILKEVFRDGNTRNINSQEGAILKNMKTVVLINSRSASASEILAGALQDYELATIIGQKSYGKGSVQELLKLEDGSSIKVTTAKWFTPNGKSIDQNGIDPDIEIIPSQDSGTDSQLERALKFIKTGK; this comes from the coding sequence ATGAAAACGTTTAAAAAATATTTATTTATACTTTTTGTATTTTTGATAATACCCTTTTCATTTGCGAGTGCAAAAGATTTTGCAGATAATTTGAGAGGTAGACTTTTGCTTCAAGTAGAAAGCTCTGGTAGTGTTTGGTATGTAAATCCAACTGACTCAAAAAGATATGAGATTACACGCGATAATGCATTAGATGTTTTTAGAAAATTTGCCCTTGGCATTTCAAACAAGGATTTGGAAAAAATTCCTACAGAAGTAAATAATAACAAAAAAACAAGAGAAGATTTGAAGGGTAAATTTTTACTTCAAGTAGAAAATGGAGGAAACATCTGGTATGTAGATTTTTTTGGTATAAGACACGAGGTAACAAAATTAAATTTAATAGATATTTTAAAAAAACATTCTTTGGGAATAAAAAATTCAGATTTGAATAAAATAGAAAAGTCTGAAATTATACAAAAAGAAGACGTAAATAACAACAACGATAATGTTAAAACTCCAATAAAAGCAGAACTTAGTGAAGATCAGTATTTAAAAAAATTTTTGGATTCATGGAATTTGATAAAAGAAAAATATGTTGGAGAATTAGATTATAATTTACTTGTTGAGTCAGCTATTAGTGGAATGCTTTCAAATTTGAATGATTCATATTCTAGTTATATGTCAAAAGATTCTGCTTCTGAGTTTTCTGATAGTTTAGATGGCCAGTTTGAAGGAGTCGGAATGCAAATAAATATACAAGATGGTGTTCTCACCGTAGTTATGCCAATTTCTGACTCTCCAGCTCTACTTGCTGGTATAAAAGCGGGTGATAAGGTAGTGGCTATAGATGGTATAAGTACAAATGGAATGAGTTTAGATAAGGCTAGTGAACTTATAAAAGGAAAAAGTGGTAGTATGGTTGTGCTTGATGTAATTCATCAAAATGGAAATCCAGAAAGATTCAAAGTTACAAGAGGTCTTATAGAATATTCAGGATTGTCTTATTCTATAAAAAATAATGAAGTAGGTTATATAAAAATGGAAAAATTTAGTGGTAATACAGATTTTTATTTCAAAAAAGCAATAGATAATTTATTGAATAAAAAAGTAAGTTCTTTGATTATAGATTTGAGAGACAATCCAGGTGGATATTTGGATTCTGTTGTTGCAATATCAGATTATTGGCTGGATGATATGATTATATTAAAAGAAGTGTTTCGTGATGGAAATACAAGAAATATAAATTCTCAAGAAGGGGCTATATTAAAAAATATGAAAACTGTAGTTTTGATAAATAGTAGATCTGCATCTGCTTCTGAAATATTAGCTGGGGCACTTCAAGATTACGAGCTTGCGACTATTATTGGACAGAAAAGTTATGGAAAAGGTAGCGTTCAGGAATTATTAAAATTAGAAGATGGATCATCTATAAAAGTCACTACTGCAAAATGGTTTACTCCAAATGGAAAATCTATAGATCAAAATGGTATAGATCCTGATATAGAAATTATACCAAGTCAAGATTCTGGCACTGATAGTCAATTAGAAAGAGCATTGAAATTTATAAAAACTGGAAAATAA
- a CDS encoding GIY-YIG nuclease family protein, whose protein sequence is MFYVYIIYSNKLRKHYIGYSSNLNGRLKKHNSGLSKFTSKGIPWKLIYYEVFLSSVDARSEEKFLKSGKGRDRLKFLLKDTNEIIGRVA, encoded by the coding sequence ATGTTTTATGTATATATAATATATAGCAATAAATTAAGAAAACATTATATTGGTTATTCTAGTAATTTGAACGGTCGGCTAAAAAAACATAATTCTGGATTAAGTAAATTTACATCAAAAGGTATTCCTTGGAAATTAATATATTATGAAGTTTTTTTATCCAGTGTTGATGCGAGAAGTGAAGAAAAATTTTTAAAGTCTGGTAAGGGTAGAGATCGATTAAAATTTTTGTTAAAAGATACAAACGAAATAATTGGAAGGGTCGCATAG
- a CDS encoding DUF5659 domain-containing protein: MKKILQKKQIREFEYMPLDSKNRYFFTTDLGCSSALISVGFKLVSLNKSNIKKVQFIFILEKGIELMADKYWANKLEVKARTFFDNTKMLKNRIYSE, encoded by the coding sequence ATGAAAAAAATATTACAAAAAAAACAGATTAGAGAATTTGAATATATGCCTCTAGATAGTAAAAATAGATATTTTTTTACTACGGATTTGGGGTGTAGTTCCGCACTTATAAGTGTTGGTTTTAAGCTTGTGTCTTTAAATAAATCTAATATCAAAAAGGTTCAATTTATATTTATTTTAGAAAAGGGTATTGAATTGATGGCAGACAAATATTGGGCAAATAAATTAGAGGTCAAAGCAAGGACATTTTTTGACAACACAAAAATGTTAAAAAATAGAATTTATTCGGAATAA